The stretch of DNA ACCATATTGACTGATGGCCGAAGAATTGCCCGGCATGATTACAATAGTGTTGAACTATGGGTACGTTATTATCCGGTCAGGCGGCTTCAGTTGATGCTATCCCTACCCGCTATATTCAACCGGAAAACAGACCGTGACGTTACCGAAGGTGTTAACGGCATAGGAGATCTTCTGCTGGAGGGAAGATATATGCTTGCCCGAAGTTCAGACAGCTCCTGCTCTCCCTGGAAGCATGTTCTGCTGGTTGGCGGAGGCATCAAGGTGCCCACCGGACGCCATGACCTTAAAAGCGGAGGAGAGCTGATCAGTCCTGCCTTGCAACCCGGCAGCGGAAGTGTTGACTTCACTGTCAACACGACCTATACCATACGGTACCGCCAGCTCGGAATGCAGGCTGATTTTAGCTACAGGGTCAACCTCCCTAACCGTCTGGACTACCGCTACGGCAATCGGCTGGGAAGCGCTCTACAGTTGTTTTACTGGATACGGGCTGGTCGCATGGCTATTTTGCCGAATGCCGGTGTATTTGCCGAATACTTTAGAAAAGATCGGCAAAAGGATGTGCTGAAATACAACAGCGGAGGCAGCATGATCTATGCAACCAGCGGAGCAGACCTTTACTATGGCAGAATTGCCCTGGGATTTACTTTCCGCCAGCCGGTTTTTCAGAAACAGGCGTACGGAGAAGTACAAAGCAAAGCAAGCTGGCAATTACATGCTTCTGTTTTCTTTTAACTGTTTTCTTTTAACTGAGATTTTTTCATTCACACAAAAAAGACAACTCATGAAATACATTAAAATGCTTTTTTCAACTTTACTGATGATTTCTATTTTTTGCTTTACCGCGGTGACCTTCACCGGGTGTGATAAAAAGGATGATGACCATCATAGCGGTCCTGACACGCAGGCTCCGGTATTTAATATCACATCTCCGACACCTATGCAGGTTTTTAATAATGGAGATACCGTCTTTCTCAGAGGAACACTCACGGATGACAAAAGCCTGCATGATCTGGAAATCCTGATTAAAAATGCCGATAATGACAGCACCCTCTTTTCATTATCACAGAGTGTGCACGACCTTACCTCCTATAACATTGATTTCTTCTGGAAATCATCGGTAAGTGACCACACAAATGCGCACGTCATTTTCATGGCTGAAGATCATGGCGGCAATATCGGGAGAGACACCGTGCACATCCACATCATGCCCTGAAGCGACATGTATGGAGCACAAAAAGCATGGGTAATACCCATGCTTTTTTTTTCATGTACAATATACCTTATCGTGTATTACCGGTCGGAAATCCGGATGACGCTGCAATCCTGTCTATCTGCTTTTCGTGGTGCCGTATGTGTTCTTCTATGAAGGAGAGAGTCTGATGGATATTAAACCGACCGGCTATCGGATGACGGAAAATGAGCTTCCGGGCGCTTGCTGCATCGAGGTGGTTCAGAAATGCATGCATCTGCTGCCGCACCTGGTCCCATTCAGCACGGAGATTTTCAAAAATGTAGACCTCTTCCTGATGGGGCAGTGCAGCCTTCGGGGCTTTGAATCGGAAAGGGGAGCGCAAAGCGCTGTTTAAAATAAACAAGCGGATTCTGGAGCCTGCTCCGGATTTCGGTATGGAATTTACCGCAAGGATTTTTTTATCCAGATATTTTACCGTGTTGGCTTCTGCATAAATGAGATGGTTAAGCACCTGTAACATGCTCCAGGCTTGTGGTGCAGGGCGGTAGTTTTGCTGCTCATGAGAAAAACCGGCTATGCGTGACAGCAGCTTTTTTCGCTGAGTCTCCAGAGCATTAAATTGCTTTTCAAGGGAAACGATCATGCGTTTAAAATAAGAAAAATACCGTTCAGCAAAGCCATAATGAATGAAACAGTCCTTATTGGGTAAGATTTTTATTCGTAGCGAGACCTGAATTTGCGGTACAGGGCTTTATGCGGATCATCCAAATCAATCTGTCTTCCCTGGATAAAAGCCATTTCCACATTACTGCTTTTTATATCCAGAATATCCCCCGATGCGATAATGAGGGTTGCGTCTTTACCGGGCTGCAGTGTGCCGGTTGTTGCGTCTATGCCCAGAATTTTTGCTGCCCGGCTGGTAATAGTTGCCAGCGCATCTTCTTTACTCAGCCCATATGCCGCAGCTGCACCCGCAACAAAAGGCAGAGAGCGCTGCTCCCAACTCCCATAAACTCCGATACAGAACTCCACACCGGCATTCTGAAGCAGGAAAGGCAGACGATACCCTTCATCCGTATCATCATCGGCACGATCAGGCAACTCAAATACTGCCAGCACAATCACCGGTATATTTTCAGCTCTCAGACGTTCAGCTACCAGATGCGTGTCACGACCGCCCACTATAACCATCTTCACTCCGTAACGCTTACAGAAGTCTATCGCTTCTAGTATTTCAGATGCACGGTCCACATGCACAAAAAGTTTTTTCTGCTGATTAAACAGGCCACGCATGGACTCAAAGCGAAGATTCTTTTCCGATGGGGAATGGTTTTCTGCATAGGCTTTTGCCTGAGCAAAAAAATCATGTAGCCGCCTTATATCTTCTCCATATTTTTCATTGGCTTTGAGCGGGCCAGGCTCACCCCACCAGCCTGTAGTAAGCAGTCTGGAGGGCCAGCGCACATGTATGCCTATGTCTGTTTTGTAGGCCGCATCTTCCCAGTTCCAGGCATCAAGCTGCACCACCGAAGACATGCCGGAGAGGAGTCCTCCGGATGGAGTAATCTGCGCCAGCAGAATACCATTGGAGCGTACCGTAGGAATGATTCGCGAGTCGGTGTTGTAAGCGATAATCGTGCGTACGTTCGGATTAAACTCACCGGTTTCCATAAAGTCACGGGTAGCTCTTACGGCATCAATTTCCGTCAGTCCAAGAGTGGTGTTAACCGCAATCAGGCCCGGATACACATGCTTACCCGCAGCATCAATTTCTATTGTAATATCATCGGGCATCACAAGCCCGGCCTGACCTACAGCCGTTATTTTACCGTTTTCAAAACGCAACACTCCATTTTCAATAACATCACCGTTGCCTGTATGGATGGTAGCTCCGCGGATGACAACCGGTTTATTTTGGGGTGGTGCGGGTGTGGGCACCTGTGCAGAACCGGATAAAAACAGAAAGGCAGAACAAAAGAATACACCCACTGACCATAACCAGGTGCAGAACATCTTACCACTGAAAACCAACATCCTTTTTTTGTTTACCCAGGGGAGTATAATGCCATGCATGTTTGCCGTTCCTTTAATCCCGATAACCTTCCAAATCATCACAATGATAAATGCGCTGTTGCGCTGATGCTACCTTTTGCGTTTTTTCTCCCGCTTTTTTTACTTCCAGCATTTTCTGTATCAGTCGGGCCCGCTCCTGCGCTATCTCTTGCCGAAGGATTTTATCTTTTTCAATATCATAAAAGCATATTCCATCCACAAAGGTTTTTTCCGCCTTTGTATATACCGAGAGCGGATGATCTGACCATATCACGATATCGGCATCTTTGCCGGGTTTTATGCTGCCGGTACGGTTATCAATATGCAGCATGCGGGCAGGATAGAGGGTTACGGTTTTCCATGCCTCCTCTTCCGACAGGCCGCCATATTTGATGGTTTTAGCTGCTTCCTGATTCAGCCTGCGGCCCATCTCGGCATCATCGGAGTTGATGGCGGTTTCCACTCCGCTTTTTATCAACAGGGCTGCATTATAGGGAATGGCATCAATGACCTCGTATTTATACGCCCACCAGTCAGAAAAGGTGGAGGCTTTTGCTCCGTGTGCCTTCATTTTGTCGGCTACTTTATATCCTTCCAGAATATGCGTAAAGGTGTTTACCCGAAAACCCAGCCGCTCAGCCAGACGCATAAGCATAACAATTTCAGACTGCACGTATGAATGGCAGGTTATAAAACGCTTGCCTGCAAGCACTTCAGCAAGGGCTTCCATTTCCAGATCTCTGCGGGGCGTAATTATATCAGCTTTGGTTTTTGACGGTCGGCCTGGCTGAGCACCCTGCAGGCGCAGATATTCCTTGGCACGGGTGAAGTAGTCTTCAAAAATCTGCTCCACACCCATGCGGCTTTGCGGATAGCGCAGATACGGCTGTTCCCAGTTGGAGCGCTTTACATTTTCTCCCAGGGCAAACTTGATAAACTGCGGAGCGTTTTCCAGCTTCATTTTTTCAGGGGGAAATCCCCAACGCAGTTTGATGATCTGCGATTGCCCGCCAATAGGGTTGGCTGAGCCATGCAGCAGCTGCGCTACTACCACTCCTCCTGCTAGTTGACGGTAAATATTGATGTCTTCGGAATTCACCACGTCACCAATGCGTACCTCAG from Chitinophagales bacterium encodes:
- a CDS encoding imidazolonepropionase; the protein is MHGIILPWVNKKRMLVFSGKMFCTWLWSVGVFFCSAFLFLSGSAQVPTPAPPQNKPVVIRGATIHTGNGDVIENGVLRFENGKITAVGQAGLVMPDDITIEIDAAGKHVYPGLIAVNTTLGLTEIDAVRATRDFMETGEFNPNVRTIIAYNTDSRIIPTVRSNGILLAQITPSGGLLSGMSSVVQLDAWNWEDAAYKTDIGIHVRWPSRLLTTGWWGEPGPLKANEKYGEDIRRLHDFFAQAKAYAENHSPSEKNLRFESMRGLFNQQKKLFVHVDRASEILEAIDFCKRYGVKMVIVGGRDTHLVAERLRAENIPVIVLAVFELPDRADDDTDEGYRLPFLLQNAGVEFCIGVYGSWEQRSLPFVAGAAAAYGLSKEDALATITSRAAKILGIDATTGTLQPGKDATLIIASGDILDIKSSNVEMAFIQGRQIDLDDPHKALYRKFRSRYE